One region of Bdellovibrio bacteriovorus genomic DNA includes:
- a CDS encoding zinc-binding dehydrogenase, with product MFAARYVPGEKKLSLTDIPKPRPGPRDVLLKIRAAGICHSDLHVLAGEVPYPHTFTMGHEACGEVVEKGNEVSADIKVGGLYAVHGPNPCGDCTYCRTGHDNLCNGPGRTFVGLGQDGAYADYLVVPARNVVEVPKGVSPEVAAVATDAVLTPYHAIKTLGEVQTNSKVLVIGLGGLGINGVQVAVALGAKVTATDLRESSLELAKKFGANETVNSKEIDKKIKPASFDVVIDFVGRDSTFTQAQTFVRPGGTIVLVGLGSSHVPVISTPLISYQVRVQGAFWGTHQEMHEIFQLIDEGKIKPQVETAPMKDVNHWLEELEAGRVKSRMALLPSQM from the coding sequence ATGTTTGCCGCTCGGTACGTTCCCGGCGAAAAAAAACTTTCACTCACTGATATTCCCAAGCCAAGGCCCGGCCCGCGAGATGTTCTATTAAAAATCCGCGCCGCAGGAATTTGTCATTCTGATCTTCATGTTCTGGCCGGAGAAGTTCCTTATCCGCACACATTCACGATGGGTCATGAAGCTTGTGGCGAAGTTGTGGAAAAAGGAAATGAAGTCTCCGCGGATATTAAGGTAGGCGGGCTTTACGCCGTACATGGTCCCAATCCCTGTGGCGACTGTACGTACTGCCGAACGGGGCATGACAACTTATGCAACGGACCTGGCAGAACTTTTGTGGGGCTGGGACAAGATGGCGCTTATGCTGACTATTTAGTTGTACCGGCGCGAAACGTTGTCGAAGTGCCCAAGGGAGTTTCACCGGAGGTCGCCGCAGTGGCGACAGATGCTGTTTTAACCCCTTATCATGCAATTAAAACCCTGGGCGAAGTGCAAACCAACTCGAAGGTTTTAGTGATCGGCTTAGGAGGCCTGGGCATCAATGGTGTGCAAGTTGCAGTGGCTTTAGGAGCCAAAGTCACCGCCACCGATCTGCGCGAAAGCAGTTTAGAGCTCGCAAAAAAATTCGGCGCCAACGAAACAGTGAACTCTAAAGAGATTGATAAAAAAATCAAACCCGCCTCGTTTGATGTGGTTATAGATTTTGTTGGTCGGGATTCCACTTTCACTCAAGCGCAAACTTTTGTGCGCCCCGGGGGCACGATTGTGTTAGTGGGCTTGGGCTCTTCGCATGTCCCGGTGATCAGCACTCCGTTGATCAGCTATCAAGTGCGAGTTCAAGGGGCTTTTTGGGGAACACATCAAGAGATGCATGAAATTTTCCAATTGATTGACGAAGGAAAAATCAAACCCCAAGTGGAAACAGCACCGATGAAAGACGTCAACCATTGGCTTGAGGAATTAGAGGCGGGTCGAGTAAAATCTCGCATGGCCTTATTACCATCGCAGATGTAA
- a CDS encoding MarC family protein, whose translation MEFRYIAGPSELFTIFFIMVGPLGHLAQFAKVTREMTQEQINTLAFKSLIIIVPVIVVLGLLGKELMLKWHIPPPVLGLTAGIIFALVAFKILLSSDAETETAGTHQAEVSPLTVALKMLINPHSVGALIVLLALSHDWDRTVLVLSLFVANLILDALALKYIRILMGRVGKVVMLILGSVLGVLQAALALTIIHASLMMIAQRG comes from the coding sequence ATGGAGTTCCGATATATAGCGGGTCCCTCAGAACTTTTTACTATCTTTTTTATTATGGTGGGTCCCTTAGGTCATCTTGCACAGTTTGCGAAAGTCACACGCGAGATGACGCAAGAACAAATCAACACTCTGGCGTTCAAGTCTTTAATCATCATAGTACCCGTGATTGTGGTGTTGGGACTGCTTGGTAAAGAGCTCATGTTGAAATGGCACATTCCGCCGCCCGTATTAGGTCTGACAGCGGGTATCATTTTTGCCTTGGTAGCCTTTAAGATTTTATTATCTTCGGATGCTGAGACAGAAACTGCCGGAACACATCAAGCGGAAGTATCCCCTCTTACTGTGGCTTTAAAGATGCTGATCAATCCTCATTCCGTGGGGGCTTTGATCGTCTTATTAGCGTTAAGTCATGACTGGGATCGCACGGTTTTGGTTTTGAGCCTTTTCGTGGCTAATCTAATTCTTGATGCCTTGGCTTTAAAGTATATTCGAATTTTGATGGGGAGGGTTGGCAAAGTCGTTATGTTGATTCTTGGCTCTGTGCTTGGGGTCTTACAGGCGGCCTTGGCGCTAACGATCATTCACGCCAGTCTTATGATGATCGCCCAGAGAGGATAA
- a CDS encoding YidH family protein: MTEPELNSNEMAKKRTEMAEHRTDLSEHRTSLSEKRTEMGEVRSSLATMRSHLANERTHLAYMRTGISLISFGITINRFAWFLIDNKTMSRYGHSFLHDTKDLGIGMVFLGSAMLIWSLFNYRKTADAITNNNYTPSNRSVLAFTLALILVGVASTVWLILS; encoded by the coding sequence ATGACAGAACCCGAGTTGAACTCCAATGAAATGGCGAAAAAACGAACGGAAATGGCAGAGCATCGTACCGACTTGTCAGAACATCGAACTTCGCTTTCAGAAAAACGAACCGAGATGGGCGAGGTCCGAAGTAGCTTGGCGACGATGCGCTCGCATCTGGCGAATGAGCGCACTCACTTGGCTTATATGCGAACCGGAATTTCTTTGATTAGTTTCGGTATTACCATCAATCGCTTTGCTTGGTTTCTTATCGATAACAAAACGATGTCTCGCTACGGACATTCTTTTTTGCACGACACGAAAGACTTGGGAATCGGCATGGTTTTTTTAGGATCTGCGATGTTGATATGGTCCTTGTTCAATTATCGAAAAACAGCAGATGCGATCACGAACAATAACTACACTCCCTCAAATAGATCGGTTCTGGCATTTACTCTGGCTTTAATTTTAGTCGGTGTTGCATCAACGGTGTGGCTCATCCTCAGTTAG
- a CDS encoding formylglycine-generating enzyme family protein — protein MVWIPGGTFTMGSNDHYAEEAPAHRVKVDGFWMDRSPVTNKDFKNFVEDTGYVTFCEVAPDASLYPGAKKEMLTAASVVFVKPSGPVDLRNPYQWWHYTPGASWRYPQGPGSSIEDRMDHPVVHVTWKDVQAYAKWAGKKLPTEAEWEFAARGGHEGREFAWGDELLPAHGHQANIWQGEFPWQNLAADGFEGTSPVGSFPANEYGLYDMIGNVWEWTVDWYAPQHAEEKHKACCIPKNPRGAAEAESYDPRQTLQIPRKVMKGGSHLCAPNYCRRYRPSARMAQPVDTSTSHLGFRCVIRGERT, from the coding sequence ATGGTTTGGATTCCTGGCGGAACTTTCACGATGGGCTCAAACGATCACTATGCCGAAGAGGCGCCTGCCCATCGAGTGAAAGTCGATGGGTTTTGGATGGATCGATCGCCAGTCACGAACAAAGACTTCAAAAATTTCGTCGAAGACACTGGCTACGTGACGTTTTGTGAAGTCGCACCCGATGCCTCACTTTATCCTGGTGCAAAAAAAGAAATGCTGACGGCGGCTTCCGTAGTTTTTGTAAAGCCCTCGGGGCCAGTTGATTTGCGAAATCCTTATCAGTGGTGGCATTACACGCCGGGAGCAAGTTGGCGATATCCTCAAGGACCTGGAAGTTCCATTGAAGATCGTATGGATCATCCCGTCGTTCACGTTACCTGGAAAGATGTGCAAGCCTATGCAAAGTGGGCGGGCAAGAAGTTACCCACAGAAGCGGAATGGGAATTTGCCGCGCGTGGAGGTCATGAAGGGCGTGAGTTTGCGTGGGGCGACGAGTTGCTTCCTGCTCACGGACATCAAGCCAATATCTGGCAAGGAGAGTTTCCTTGGCAGAACTTAGCGGCCGATGGATTTGAAGGCACTTCTCCTGTCGGAAGTTTTCCCGCTAATGAGTACGGCCTTTACGACATGATTGGCAATGTGTGGGAGTGGACTGTGGATTGGTATGCTCCTCAACATGCAGAAGAAAAGCACAAGGCTTGTTGCATTCCAAAAAATCCTCGCGGAGCCGCAGAGGCGGAAAGCTATGATCCTCGACAAACACTGCAGATACCCAGAAAAGTGATGAAAGGAGGCTCGCATCTGTGTGCGCCTAACTACTGTCGTCGCTATCGACCTTCGGCGCGCATGGCGCAGCCTGTGGATACGTCAACGTCACACTTGGGATTCCGGTGTGTGATTCGCGGAGAGCGCACATGA
- a CDS encoding arylsulfatase — protein MVKSNEAKSQKGDGKSAKPNILVIMGDDIGISNLSCYSHGMMGYKTPNIDRVAKEGMMFTDSYGEQSCTAGRASFITGQSVFRTGLSKVGFPGAPIGIRHEDPTIAELLKPLGYATGQFGKNHFGDRNEFLPTVHGFDEFYGNLYHLNAEEDPEDPDYPQGAFKKKFGPRGVLRCKATDKDDSTTHERWGRVGKQSIEDTGPLTRKRMETCDDDFVSAANDFIQRKNSEGQPWFVWLNTTHMHFRTHTKPESIGQAGESQSPYHDTMIDHDKNVGQVLDQLDQLNITDNTIVIYTTDNGPHMNTWPDGAMTPFRSEKNTNWEGAFRVPFLIRWPGQIKAGSISNELVQHHDWLPTLLAAAGEPEIKEKLLRGHEAAGKKFKVHIDGYNLLPLLTGKEEKSPRPGFIYFSDDGDLVALRFGNWKFVFMEQRSPGTLGVWAEPFTPLRAPKLFNLRTDPYERADITSNTYWDWYLQKAYSLMAGQEIVKRFMETFKEYPPRQKAASFTIDQILEKMTNAAGYAHQDSEGHIPSQEGSSQMGSMSQKGKSEGERQRPTH, from the coding sequence ATGGTTAAGAGCAATGAAGCGAAGTCTCAAAAAGGGGACGGAAAAAGCGCAAAGCCCAATATTCTTGTCATTATGGGCGATGACATTGGTATCAGCAACTTAAGCTGTTATAGCCACGGTATGATGGGTTATAAAACACCCAATATCGATAGAGTTGCTAAAGAAGGCATGATGTTCACCGATTCTTATGGTGAACAAAGTTGTACCGCAGGACGGGCTTCGTTTATCACAGGCCAAAGTGTGTTTAGAACAGGGCTTTCCAAAGTCGGTTTTCCTGGTGCACCTATCGGAATTCGTCATGAAGATCCCACTATAGCAGAGCTGTTAAAACCGCTCGGCTATGCAACGGGGCAGTTCGGAAAGAATCACTTCGGTGATCGAAATGAATTTTTGCCCACCGTGCATGGCTTTGATGAATTCTACGGAAATCTTTATCACTTGAACGCCGAAGAGGATCCTGAAGATCCTGATTATCCTCAAGGGGCCTTCAAGAAAAAATTTGGTCCTCGTGGCGTTCTTCGTTGTAAAGCGACGGATAAAGACGATTCAACAACGCATGAACGTTGGGGGCGAGTCGGAAAACAAAGCATTGAAGACACGGGCCCTCTCACAAGAAAACGAATGGAGACTTGTGATGATGACTTCGTTTCTGCGGCGAATGATTTTATTCAACGTAAAAATTCAGAAGGGCAGCCTTGGTTTGTTTGGCTTAATACCACTCACATGCACTTTCGCACGCACACAAAACCGGAAAGCATCGGTCAAGCGGGAGAAAGCCAGTCGCCTTATCACGACACAATGATTGATCACGATAAGAATGTGGGACAAGTGCTTGATCAGTTGGATCAATTAAACATCACTGACAACACGATCGTTATTTATACGACGGACAATGGTCCCCACATGAACACGTGGCCGGATGGAGCCATGACTCCTTTTCGCAGTGAAAAGAATACGAATTGGGAAGGAGCTTTCCGTGTTCCGTTTCTTATTCGCTGGCCGGGGCAAATCAAAGCCGGCTCCATCTCAAATGAACTTGTGCAACATCACGACTGGTTGCCTACTTTGCTTGCCGCAGCCGGGGAGCCTGAGATTAAAGAAAAACTTCTTCGCGGACATGAAGCTGCGGGCAAAAAATTTAAAGTTCACATCGATGGGTACAATTTGTTGCCTCTATTAACAGGTAAGGAAGAAAAAAGTCCGCGTCCTGGATTCATCTATTTCAGCGACGACGGGGATTTGGTCGCGTTGCGCTTCGGAAATTGGAAGTTTGTGTTTATGGAGCAAAGATCTCCGGGAACATTGGGTGTTTGGGCAGAGCCTTTTACTCCGCTAAGAGCGCCGAAACTTTTCAATTTGCGAACGGACCCTTATGAAAGAGCAGACATCACTTCAAACACCTACTGGGACTGGTATCTTCAGAAGGCTTATTCGTTGATGGCGGGACAAGAAATTGTGAAGCGTTTCATGGAAACCTTCAAAGAGTATCCACCACGTCAGAAAGCGGCAAGCTTCACGATCGATCAGATCCTCGAGAAGATGACAAACGCCGCTGGCTACGCTCACCAAGATTCTGAAGGTCATATTCCGTCACAGGAAGGTTCTTCGCAGATGGGAAGTATGTCACAAAAAGGGAAGTCCGAAGGGGAAAGGCAGCGCCCCACTCATTAA
- a CDS encoding HAD family hydrolase, translating into MKYFVCFMVLVCVSQSFGADPLPSWKEGELKKSIITFVNEVTKADGPRFVKPEDRIATFDNDGTLWSEVPTVEVEFTKMKLHLVLEKNPRLKSKEPYKSLLTKGKAAVPQLSQKDILEIMAVTHSGMSEDEFANEVREFFKTALHPKYQVPYTQTVYQPMLELLTYLRDNDFKVFICSGGDIAFMRTVAMDIYGIPSQNVIGSFMVDKTEERDGKLQIMRTSKMGMVNDKEGKPVSIVRHIGKRPILSVGNERNGGDIAHLRYSRESAGPNLQIMIDHDDTDREASYEEKDGASLAASKKFGFKVLSMKNDWKQVFPNHQPIAKD; encoded by the coding sequence ATGAAGTATTTCGTTTGCTTTATGGTTCTCGTGTGCGTGTCGCAATCTTTTGGAGCCGATCCTCTGCCTTCTTGGAAAGAGGGCGAGCTTAAAAAATCCATCATCACATTTGTAAATGAAGTCACCAAAGCTGACGGGCCTCGATTTGTAAAACCCGAAGACCGCATCGCAACTTTTGATAACGATGGTACTTTGTGGAGCGAGGTCCCCACGGTCGAAGTCGAATTTACCAAGATGAAGCTTCACTTGGTCTTAGAAAAAAATCCTCGTTTAAAAAGTAAAGAGCCTTATAAAAGCTTGCTCACAAAAGGCAAAGCGGCGGTTCCTCAGCTAAGCCAAAAAGACATTCTGGAAATCATGGCTGTTACACATTCCGGTATGAGTGAAGATGAGTTTGCAAACGAAGTGCGCGAATTTTTCAAAACGGCGTTGCATCCGAAATATCAAGTTCCTTACACGCAAACTGTTTACCAACCCATGCTGGAACTTTTAACTTACCTGAGAGACAACGACTTTAAGGTTTTTATTTGTTCCGGCGGTGACATCGCTTTCATGCGTACGGTAGCGATGGATATTTACGGCATTCCATCTCAGAATGTGATCGGTTCTTTTATGGTTGATAAAACGGAAGAGCGCGATGGCAAGCTTCAGATCATGCGCACATCGAAGATGGGAATGGTAAATGACAAAGAAGGGAAGCCGGTCTCGATTGTTCGTCATATTGGCAAGCGGCCGATTCTTTCTGTAGGAAATGAGCGCAACGGTGGGGATATTGCCCACCTTCGCTATTCGCGGGAATCGGCAGGTCCCAATCTGCAAATCATGATTGATCATGATGATACGGATCGCGAAGCCTCTTACGAAGAAAAAGACGGCGCGTCTTTAGCAGCCTCTAAAAAATTTGGATTTAAAGTTTTAAGTATGAAGAATGATTGGAAGCAGGTGTTTCCAAATCATCAACCAATAGCCAAGGATTAA
- a CDS encoding GNAT family N-acetyltransferase — protein sequence MNTREFEFQPTLSGDLLKIRPLKATEFELLFEVASDPLIWELHPQRERYKKEVFEKFFTLAVKSGGAFVIEDHGQAIGSSRFYDFRPEISQVSIGYTFLARKYWGGKFNREMKKLMLEHAFKFVDNVTFEIGVNNLRSRKAIEKLGGKLVSNVELDGEPHVVYMITKSGFNF from the coding sequence ATGAACACGCGAGAGTTTGAATTTCAACCCACCCTGAGCGGAGATCTTCTAAAAATCCGACCTTTAAAGGCCACGGAGTTCGAACTCCTTTTTGAGGTTGCATCGGATCCATTGATCTGGGAGCTTCATCCTCAAAGGGAGCGCTATAAAAAAGAGGTCTTCGAAAAGTTCTTCACTCTCGCCGTCAAATCTGGCGGAGCTTTTGTCATTGAGGACCACGGTCAAGCGATTGGAAGCTCACGGTTTTATGATTTTCGACCCGAGATATCTCAAGTGTCGATCGGATATACGTTTCTAGCGCGCAAGTACTGGGGCGGAAAGTTCAATCGCGAAATGAAAAAGTTGATGTTAGAGCATGCTTTTAAATTCGTCGACAACGTGACTTTTGAAATCGGTGTGAACAATTTAAGGTCACGCAAAGCCATTGAAAAGCTGGGGGGCAAGCTTGTAAGCAATGTCGAACTAGACGGCGAACCCCACGTTGTCTATATGATCACCAAGAGTGGTTTTAATTTCTAA
- a CDS encoding DUF4336 domain-containing protein produces MNEVWTRDQDLKFYGVSIGARMTAIRFDSGDVFVHSPIKLTEEIVRDLQAMGTVRWAVAPNKMHHLYVADLKKHFPEVQIFCAPELDKKRSDFKFDGVITNEQSFPWSSEVKHVFIEGAPFYNEVVFFHPKTKTLIVSDLATNFQQTDSLLTKMFLKILGSYGHFGWTKTEKRLFIKDKNAFYRSLDKVLSFDFDRIILAHGEPVLTDGKQMLQKVFAR; encoded by the coding sequence ATGAACGAGGTTTGGACCAGAGATCAGGATCTGAAGTTCTATGGTGTGAGCATTGGCGCGCGCATGACGGCGATTCGTTTTGATTCAGGAGACGTCTTTGTTCATTCTCCGATTAAACTGACCGAAGAAATTGTTCGGGACCTTCAAGCGATGGGAACGGTCCGCTGGGCTGTGGCTCCCAATAAAATGCATCACCTTTACGTTGCTGATTTAAAGAAGCATTTTCCGGAAGTTCAAATATTCTGCGCGCCGGAACTGGATAAAAAGAGATCCGATTTTAAATTCGATGGAGTTATCACTAACGAGCAAAGCTTTCCTTGGAGTTCAGAAGTGAAGCATGTTTTTATCGAGGGAGCTCCTTTTTATAATGAAGTTGTATTTTTTCATCCCAAGACGAAGACTCTGATTGTCTCGGATCTTGCTACAAATTTTCAGCAAACAGATTCATTGCTGACGAAGATGTTTTTAAAGATTTTAGGCAGCTATGGGCATTTTGGCTGGACGAAGACGGAAAAGCGTTTGTTCATCAAAGACAAAAACGCTTTTTATAGGTCCCTCGATAAAGTGCTGAGCTTTGATTTTGATCGCATCATTCTGGCTCACGGAGAACCCGTACTCACGGACGGAAAACAAATGCTGCAAAAGGTTTTTGCTCGTTAA
- a CDS encoding DUF1254 domain-containing protein: MKFILPMLVLFASFNAHAADAPKDISSAVEAYRFWYPTVSMEGMMSGMRSLGVKDNARMFSAQGDAGVLAFTANQDTPYAVALLDLKDGPMVVEIPAGPFMALVDDHHQRWIVDMGIPGQDGGKGGKYLILPPQYKSEVPQGFNVAQSNTFKVMLVARVIPQAGQSMKTTQERIKEFRIYPLSTIKSPKLVTVFDATGKKGDTSLLKWESNIQFWQQLAKVINEEPMDSRYQIMFDQLKAFGIEKGKEFKPDAATKKMLEAAAKEGKTQMLTTSFSSDRPDRIKWGDRKWEWLLLNSDPTWATNHDMDPVARDRYFAQAIVMSPAMLKRDASAGSLYWGAFKDANNKAMDGGRHYKLTVPMPVPARLFWSVTVYDTETRSLIQNGRPNAAIRSLVELKDMKDVKSVDLYFGPSAPAGNEKTWVKTIPGKTWFAYFRIYGPDKEAFEGAWKPGDITEIKNETMASFD, encoded by the coding sequence TGCCTATGTTAGTTCTATTTGCTTCTTTCAACGCTCATGCGGCCGATGCTCCTAAAGACATCAGTTCTGCCGTGGAGGCCTATCGCTTTTGGTATCCGACGGTTTCTATGGAAGGAATGATGAGCGGGATGCGAAGCTTGGGTGTTAAAGACAACGCTCGCATGTTCAGTGCCCAAGGAGATGCAGGTGTACTTGCCTTCACCGCCAATCAAGATACACCTTATGCGGTCGCTCTTCTAGATTTAAAAGATGGACCGATGGTCGTGGAAATTCCCGCAGGACCTTTCATGGCACTCGTGGATGATCATCATCAGCGATGGATTGTGGACATGGGAATTCCCGGACAAGATGGCGGTAAAGGCGGTAAGTATCTCATCTTGCCTCCGCAATATAAGTCTGAAGTTCCTCAAGGATTTAATGTTGCGCAATCAAATACCTTCAAAGTTATGTTGGTCGCGCGGGTCATTCCTCAGGCGGGGCAAAGCATGAAGACCACGCAAGAACGAATCAAAGAGTTTCGTATCTATCCTCTTTCCACAATAAAGTCTCCAAAGTTAGTGACTGTTTTTGATGCCACGGGGAAAAAAGGAGACACCTCTTTGTTGAAATGGGAAAGCAATATTCAGTTTTGGCAGCAGTTGGCTAAAGTTATTAATGAAGAGCCGATGGACTCTAGATATCAAATCATGTTTGATCAGTTGAAAGCCTTTGGCATTGAAAAGGGGAAAGAATTCAAGCCAGACGCCGCTACAAAAAAAATGTTAGAGGCCGCAGCGAAAGAAGGTAAAACGCAAATGCTCACAACCTCTTTTAGTTCAGATCGTCCTGATCGTATTAAGTGGGGAGACCGCAAGTGGGAGTGGCTGCTGCTAAACTCCGATCCAACCTGGGCTACAAATCATGATATGGATCCGGTCGCTCGTGATCGCTACTTTGCTCAAGCCATTGTGATGTCACCAGCAATGCTGAAGCGGGATGCTTCAGCGGGCTCTCTTTATTGGGGAGCATTTAAAGATGCCAATAACAAAGCCATGGACGGTGGCAGACATTATAAACTGACAGTGCCCATGCCCGTTCCCGCTCGCCTTTTTTGGTCTGTCACCGTTTATGACACAGAAACAAGAAGCTTGATCCAGAATGGCAGACCCAATGCTGCGATTCGCTCTTTGGTGGAACTCAAAGATATGAAGGACGTAAAATCCGTGGATCTATATTTTGGACCTAGCGCACCCGCGGGAAATGAAAAGACGTGGGTAAAAACCATTCCCGGTAAAACTTGGTTTGCTTACTTCCGAATTTATGGTCCCGATAAAGAAGCCTTCGAAGGCGCTTGGAAGCCGGGGGACATCACTGAAATTAAAAATGAAACGATGGCTTCTTTCGATTAA